A section of the Glandiceps talaboti chromosome 8, keGlaTala1.1, whole genome shotgun sequence genome encodes:
- the LOC144438569 gene encoding protein YIPF5-like, with amino-acid sequence MAGYGQGVDQEGFFQTNYSYEDQQQTGYDMSGSQEYVDNQYGAYGYGAQPPPPVQQTPYMGQIMTPDAQADTYTESFEDEPPLLEELGINFEHIYQKTLSVMNPFRDTDPAAIHDCDLAGPLVFAIMFGASLLLAGKVHFGYIYGIGGVGCLAMWMLLNMMSLTGVSLSCIISVLGYCLLPMVFLSTFAILFSLQGLMGNVVAMAAILWCSLSASKLFVTALAMDAQQLLVAYPCALLYGVFALLTVF; translated from the exons ATGGCTGGGTATGGACAAGGTGTAGACCAGGAAGGCTTCTTCCAGACCAATTACAGTTATGAAGATCAGCAACAGACTGGATATGATATGAGTGGATCACAAGAATATGTAGATAA TCAATATGGTGCATATGGCTATGGAGCTCAACCACCTCCTCCAGTACAACAAACACCATATATGGGCCAGATAATGACACCAGATGCACAGGCAGACACATATACTGAAAGTTTTGAAGACGAACCCCCACTTTTAGAAG AGCTTGGAATCAATTTTGaacatatttatcaaaaa ACTTTATCTGTTATGAACCCATTTCGGGATACAGACCCAGCAGCCATTCATGACTGTGATTTAGCTGGACCATTGGTTTTTGCTATTATGTTCGGTGCTTCCCTTCTTTTG GCTGGAAAAGTCCATTTTGGTTATATTTATGGAATTGGTGGAGTTGGATGTTTAGCAATGTGGATGTTACTTAATATGATGAGTTTGACTGGTGTTTCCCTCAGTTGTATTATCAGTGTCCTAGGCTACTGTCTCTTGCCAATGGTATTCCTTTCTACGTTTgccatattgttttcattaca GGGTTTGATGGGGAATGTAGTTGCTATGGCTGCCATCCTCTGGTGTAGTCTTTCAGCATCCAAATTATTTGTTACTGCCTTGGCAATGGATGCTCAACAACTTTTAGTTGCATACCCCTGTGCCTTACTTTATGGGGTCTTTGCTCTTCTGACAGTCTTTTAG